A stretch of the Vibrio sp. HB236076 genome encodes the following:
- a CDS encoding LysR family transcriptional regulator, protein MDTTSRLIMLLEVVEQGSFANAAELRNLDRSVISKQISKLEEELGVRLLNRTTRSFSLTASGAEMVKKAAELRTLLSETIQVAENYHQEPKGLLRITAANYIGKHYLMPVINDFQKRFPEVNVELRLDDKVVDMVSEGFDLAFRIGEPKDSSLIARKLARNRNVIIATPEFVDIYGEPKSIKELAELPAATYSNSHLRIETIHYFDSKGKPQEQVIKPVFQSNDGEAILSKVRSHTAYFNAPSFLFADTIDTQGLVPLLTDVHLPELNPMYAVYPHRDLPVRTRLFLDAAKHYIGEDKPRWEKNFPQLDKLYQAPKES, encoded by the coding sequence ATGGATACTACCAGTCGGTTAATCATGCTTTTAGAAGTTGTTGAACAAGGTTCTTTTGCCAATGCCGCCGAGCTTCGTAACCTTGACCGCTCGGTTATCTCTAAGCAGATCAGTAAATTAGAGGAAGAGCTAGGGGTTCGTTTATTAAACCGAACTACACGCTCATTTTCTCTTACCGCTTCGGGTGCAGAAATGGTAAAAAAGGCCGCCGAGCTGAGAACCCTGCTTAGCGAAACCATACAGGTTGCGGAAAACTATCACCAAGAGCCCAAGGGGCTACTTAGGATAACCGCCGCCAACTACATTGGTAAGCACTACTTGATGCCCGTGATTAATGATTTTCAAAAGCGCTTTCCTGAAGTCAATGTGGAGTTGAGGCTAGATGACAAAGTTGTCGACATGGTCTCTGAAGGGTTTGACTTAGCTTTTCGTATTGGTGAGCCTAAAGACTCGTCTCTGATCGCCCGAAAGCTGGCACGCAATCGCAATGTCATCATTGCGACACCGGAATTTGTCGATATTTACGGCGAACCGAAAAGCATTAAAGAGTTAGCAGAACTGCCCGCGGCCACTTACAGCAACTCGCATTTAAGAATTGAAACCATTCACTACTTTGACAGTAAAGGAAAGCCACAAGAGCAGGTCATCAAACCGGTGTTTCAGTCCAATGACGGTGAGGCTATCTTATCAAAAGTTCGTTCACACACCGCCTACTTTAACGCGCCGAGTTTTTTGTTTGCCGATACCATAGACACGCAAGGGTTAGTGCCATTGCTCACCGATGTTCACTTACCAGAACTAAACCCTATGTATGCGGTCTACCCTCATCGTGATTTACCGGTTCGTACCCGATTGTTTTTAGACGCAGCGAAACATTATATCGGCGAAGACAAACCTAGGTGGGAAAAAAACTTTCCGCAGCTCGACAAGCTCTATCAAGCGCCAAAAGAGTCATAA
- a CDS encoding NAD(P)H-hydrate dehydratase → MEPLFNTKQIIDLENLWVSNKQGTLSDLMERAGRAAFDFIERQYGNHPLNVLVLCGQGNNGGDGYVLARWLVKAGHKVTLCYSRPPCQQAQPAYWAYQQWLNVSSQSHYTGLTECEVSDLNQFELIVDALFGIGLNRDIAGDVGPLIEKINEATPPVLSLDIPSGVCADSGRIYQHAIAATHTLTFLGRKVGLFTGQAKTFCGQIICCDLNLGHDVDKVLNTSSYLIAQEDLVFKAPALDIHKGRNGKLLCVGGLVAMSGAIDLTSRAALRTGAGLVCVHTHKESRGELAHAYPERMVSSDEQILVTQRFSWADVLACGPGLGRTEWGEQLYLKCAAVNKPKVVDADGLYWLARYPQKDAQRIITPHSGEAARLLNCTVAEVEKDRVKATRRLQEIYCGVVVLKGPGTLIYDGQRSYFCQAGNPGMATGGMGDVLTGVIAALLGQGETLFDAAWRGVLLHSCAADSEALEHGMVGMCAHDLMPHIRRLRNHYFS, encoded by the coding sequence ATGGAACCTTTATTCAATACAAAGCAAATTATTGATTTAGAAAATTTATGGGTATCGAATAAACAAGGTACGCTGTCAGATTTAATGGAAAGAGCGGGCCGAGCGGCCTTTGATTTTATCGAACGTCAATATGGCAATCATCCCCTCAATGTCTTGGTACTGTGTGGCCAGGGCAATAATGGCGGAGACGGTTATGTACTGGCGCGTTGGTTGGTCAAGGCCGGACATAAGGTGACCCTTTGTTACTCCCGGCCACCTTGTCAGCAGGCTCAACCGGCTTATTGGGCCTATCAACAATGGTTAAACGTCTCATCTCAATCCCACTATACGGGTTTAACTGAGTGTGAAGTCTCGGATTTGAATCAGTTTGAGCTCATCGTTGACGCATTATTTGGGATTGGTCTCAATCGAGACATTGCTGGTGACGTGGGACCGTTGATAGAAAAAATCAATGAAGCCACGCCCCCGGTATTATCGCTCGATATTCCCTCGGGCGTTTGCGCTGACAGTGGCCGAATTTATCAACACGCTATCGCCGCGACACACACGCTCACTTTTCTTGGTCGAAAAGTTGGGTTGTTTACCGGTCAGGCAAAGACATTTTGTGGCCAAATAATATGTTGTGATTTAAATCTTGGTCACGATGTCGATAAGGTACTGAACACATCCAGTTATTTGATAGCCCAAGAAGACTTAGTGTTTAAGGCGCCCGCGCTAGACATACACAAAGGCCGCAATGGTAAGCTCTTGTGTGTCGGCGGCCTTGTTGCGATGAGTGGCGCGATTGATCTGACTTCACGCGCGGCGCTTCGCACTGGGGCTGGGTTGGTTTGCGTTCATACCCACAAAGAAAGTCGCGGTGAATTAGCTCACGCCTACCCAGAGCGCATGGTGAGCTCAGATGAGCAGATACTGGTTACCCAACGTTTCTCTTGGGCTGACGTACTGGCTTGTGGGCCAGGGTTAGGCCGAACCGAGTGGGGGGAACAGCTTTATCTAAAATGCGCGGCGGTTAACAAGCCCAAGGTCGTGGATGCTGACGGTTTGTATTGGCTTGCCAGGTACCCACAAAAGGATGCACAGCGGATCATCACCCCACATTCAGGGGAAGCCGCAAGGTTGCTTAATTGCACTGTTGCAGAGGTCGAGAAAGACCGAGTTAAGGCCACTCGCCGCCTACAGGAAATCTATTGTGGTGTTGTGGTACTCAAAGGCCCAGGCACTCTTATTTATGACGGCCAGCGGTCCTATTTTTGTCAAGCTGGTAATCCAGGTATGGCCACAGGGGGCATGGGGGATGTGTTGACTGGGGTGATTGCCGCGTTGCTAGGTCAGGGTGAGACCTTGTTTGACGCGGCATGGCGCGGCGTGTTACTGCACAGCTGCGCCGCGGATAGTGAGGCTCTAGAACATGGCATGGTGGGCATGTGCGCTCATGATCTCATGCCTCATATCCGTCGATTGCGAAATCACTATTTTTCATGA
- a CDS encoding PAS domain-containing protein, with protein MLSLPAEFEQFHWMVDMVQNVDMGLIVLDKDFKVQLWNGFMTHHSGKQSQDVLGMSLFDLFPEIPKEWFVLKCKPVLDLGCRSFITWRQRPYLFRCRNVRPVTQQAQFMYQNITLNPMRNPNGQVNALFLSIQDATSEAIATKQ; from the coding sequence ATGCTCTCTTTACCTGCGGAGTTTGAACAGTTTCATTGGATGGTCGACATGGTACAAAATGTCGATATGGGACTCATAGTGTTAGACAAAGACTTTAAGGTGCAACTGTGGAACGGGTTTATGACGCACCACAGTGGCAAGCAGTCCCAAGATGTACTGGGTATGTCATTGTTTGATCTGTTTCCCGAGATCCCTAAAGAGTGGTTTGTTTTAAAGTGTAAGCCGGTATTGGACTTGGGGTGTCGCAGTTTTATCACTTGGCGGCAGCGGCCTTATTTGTTTCGTTGCCGCAACGTACGCCCTGTGACTCAACAAGCGCAGTTTATGTATCAAAACATCACTTTAAACCCAATGCGCAATCCTAATGGCCAAGTCAATGCGCTTTTTTTGTCCATACAAGACGCCACCTCCGAAGCCATTGCAACGAAGCAATAA
- a CDS encoding response regulator, with protein sequence MTVSVLICDDSSLARKQIARSLPDALNGDIAFAVNGNNALECLANQSFGLMFLDLTMPELDGFETLEAMQQRGYQTPVVVVSGDIQPKAKERVLALGAKAFIQKPIGKEALKQTLRDLSSLIGLQPPTTTTPIRQPQVMPALRRRDVYMEVSNVAIGRAADALARHFDVFVELPLPNVNIFEVSELHMALRDLAESHNVSGVCQGFSGEGIAGEALVLLSDSSIADLKSMMKVPVDSEELEELELLMDISNILVGAFLNGLGEQAGVRFFQSQPVLLGQHISIESVIESTAGNFNKTMTFEVSYNIEGTSVRCDLLFMFVDDSLPLLDQKLAYLLEDF encoded by the coding sequence ATGACCGTTTCAGTATTGATATGTGATGACTCTTCACTTGCCAGAAAACAGATCGCTCGCTCTTTACCCGATGCATTGAATGGTGATATTGCTTTTGCGGTTAACGGCAACAACGCTTTAGAGTGCTTAGCTAACCAAAGTTTTGGTTTGATGTTTCTCGACTTGACCATGCCAGAGCTCGATGGTTTCGAAACCTTAGAAGCGATGCAGCAGCGTGGGTATCAGACGCCTGTCGTGGTTGTATCGGGTGATATTCAGCCTAAAGCGAAAGAGCGAGTACTTGCTTTGGGAGCGAAGGCGTTTATTCAAAAGCCCATTGGCAAAGAGGCGCTCAAACAAACGCTACGGGACTTGAGTTCACTGATTGGGTTGCAACCCCCAACGACCACCACACCGATCCGCCAGCCTCAAGTTATGCCCGCATTGCGACGACGTGATGTTTATATGGAAGTCTCCAATGTTGCCATCGGGCGGGCTGCAGATGCCTTGGCAAGGCACTTTGATGTGTTCGTTGAACTGCCTTTGCCCAATGTCAATATTTTCGAAGTCAGTGAACTGCATATGGCGCTGCGCGATTTAGCAGAAAGCCATAATGTGTCTGGGGTTTGCCAAGGGTTTAGCGGTGAAGGCATTGCCGGCGAAGCGTTAGTGTTACTCAGTGATTCGAGTATTGCTGATCTGAAAAGTATGATGAAGGTTCCGGTCGATAGCGAAGAGCTTGAAGAGCTTGAACTCTTAATGGATATTTCGAACATTTTAGTCGGCGCTTTTTTGAATGGTTTAGGCGAGCAAGCCGGAGTCCGCTTTTTTCAAAGTCAGCCAGTGTTGTTAGGTCAACATATTTCGATTGAGTCGGTCATCGAGTCAACGGCAGGTAACTTTAATAAAACCATGACCTTTGAAGTGAGTTATAACATTGAGGGCACCAGTGTGCGTTGCGATCTGCTGTTTATGTTTGTCGATGACTCATTACCATTACTCGATCAAAAACTCGCTTACTTGTTGGAGGATTTCTAA
- a CDS encoding class I SAM-dependent methyltransferase, with product MKWWQQYCDRSAINHYHRKRLRQFGCSAKSLGWIDQQSQWQRFAVFAEHIDFSEQSVLDLGCGFGDFLFYLETETKVCLQHYMGIDVSSSFITQAKRRDFATDCQFIQGDFSLGRLPKADIVIASGSLNYRSRQTDYVINMIEKMASTARYQVGLNLLDSEKINSTTILNAYNKRGLARYCKARFSHVKCIDNYSDHDFTLLFSPTGMSAI from the coding sequence ATGAAATGGTGGCAACAGTACTGCGATCGAAGCGCAATCAATCATTACCATCGTAAAAGGCTTCGCCAGTTTGGTTGTTCGGCCAAATCATTGGGCTGGATTGATCAACAAAGCCAGTGGCAACGATTTGCTGTCTTTGCAGAACACATCGATTTTAGCGAGCAAAGCGTGCTTGACCTTGGCTGTGGCTTTGGCGATTTCTTGTTTTATCTAGAGACTGAGACCAAGGTCTGTTTGCAACACTATATGGGCATCGATGTTTCATCTTCGTTTATTACTCAAGCAAAGCGGCGAGATTTTGCAACCGATTGTCAATTTATCCAAGGGGATTTCAGTCTCGGCCGGTTGCCAAAGGCCGATATTGTGATTGCCAGTGGCTCGTTGAATTATCGCTCTCGGCAGACAGATTATGTGATCAATATGATCGAGAAAATGGCCAGTACCGCTCGTTATCAAGTCGGTTTAAACTTACTCGACTCAGAAAAAATAAACAGCACAACAATCCTGAATGCTTACAATAAACGCGGCTTAGCTCGTTACTGTAAGGCTCGCTTTTCTCACGTCAAGTGCATTGATAATTACAGTGATCACGATTTTACTTTACTCTTTTCTCCTACCGGTATGAGTGCAATATGA